In the Deltaproteobacteria bacterium genome, TCAAGATAATTCCTGAGATTATTCAGGTGAGTGCTGGTAAGAATCTGGTTTGGCTCGAAATTCGGATAAAAGTTTGATCTTTCCATTTTAATCCCCTTTGTTTTAATCCCTTTACATTATTCCCAGCGAAGTGTAATCCAGAACAATCTGGGGATCTTCGCTGCTGCCGCCCTCTTTGCAATCGTGAAGTTTTGCCAGTGGATAAACATTTTTCAGATTGAAAAGTATCGCTATAAGCCCGTTTGCCGCCGCTGAAAGCTCGTTCTCCGCCGCCTCAGGGTCGGCAAGCTCATCCCCGTAAATATTCCGGATCTTGCTTAACCAGTTTGAATAGGCCTCTTCCAGTTCCTTCATCTGCTTCAGATCAATCCAGCATATTCGGGGAAAGATATGGGCAGGCGTCTCCATGCGGATCGTCTTTTCCACAAACCTTCTAAAGTTCAGGTCCCGGAATTTCTCGGACCATGAAGGGAGTAAAACTGAAATTCTGAAGGAGTAAGGGTCTTCACCATGGCGGCAGGAAGGCTCTTCATAGTGAGCAACTTCAACACCCGTGCATGACGTATAAAATCCGTATTTTTCAGCGAGCCTGACAAGGCTGGAGTCGGTAAGCTCTTCTGAGGTAATTGTGTCGCTGTAGGGCATAGAAGCCTTCATTCGGTCAATCTCTTCCAATATTTCTGTCCTGGTGACACAAAAGTTGCTGGTGCCGATGATCTCGTTATTATCGGCAAGGATATTGAAATAGAAGGTATTATCTTTTGCCTTGAGCACCTTGAAATCCTCATCGGCATCACAAACATTTTTCCTGACCGAAGCGATGCCCTTGATGCAGCTGTCCAGCCGCTTATATCCCTCGCTTTTCAAAACAATATTCCCGTCGGGGTCTCTCAGCCTGAACCGCCATTCAAACTTCCTGCCCGGCGCTTTCGGACTGTCTTTAAAGACCTCAAAGCGGTGCGCCGCCACTTCCGCCTTTACCTTCTTCTCCCGCTTTTCTGCGGCAACAGGCAAAAGCCTGTAATCCCTGTTTCTGGGCCTGAGCAGAATATGCTCTATAATGTGAAAGCCTTCGACATCGCACCACTGCCTGAAATATTCAACAACCCGGTTAAAATCATTATTTCTTTCATCAACCGTCGCATAGGCCTTGCTTTCAGCGATGACGTCATTGCAATGATTGATCAGTTTAAAACCGCTTTCATCGGACAGATCATAATGGTCCTTATTGTCGCCATAAGCGAGTATGTACTGGAGCATGCTCTCGGCATATTCCATGTAGGTATATTCTGCGGAAGCGGTGAGCAAAACATTGGCGGCATCGTCGGGATCGAACAATTTGATCATATATTTGGCCGGATCGTTATCCGATGCGACGATCTTTAAATGTTCAGAGGCAAAGGTCCGGCGTTCATAGTCGCCAAAACCGAGCAGCCTGTAGATGCGCTTTTTCATGCCCGCAACATTGTCCGTTTCCCACAGGGGGTCTGCATCGGTATAATCAAAGGCCTTTCCCCGCTCAGAACTTATACAGGGATAGTCTTTCAGGAAGTCGATCTTGTCGCCTATTAATTTTTCGTATGAACTTTTACCCATGAGGGAATAAAGCAGTTGGCCATATTCCTCGATATTTTCGCAAAACCGCCCCATCAGGTGATCGAGAAACCTGTTCCTCCGTTCTTCAAAAAGCGCCTTGTCTTCAACAAGCCCGTAGAGATTGTTTTTATAGTCATTGTAATCAATATAGAGCGCTTCAATGCCCTTAATGGAAGAGAGTTCCTGCGTGAAATAGGTCTGGCTCACACTCTCATCAATGGAAAAGAGGTCCTTTACATGGGCAAGCTGCGCCAAATAGTCGGCAAAAAGCTGCTCGAAAAAAAGGAGGTATGCCTTTAATTGCTTTGACTGGGCCTTCCGCTCCGCTGTAGCGGAATCAGGGAGACCGCTAATGCCGATACCGTAACAGAGAGGAAAATCATGTTGAACAGGGTAAAACCTTTCGAGATATTTAAACTCCCCTTCGGGCATGGCGATATCTTTCTCATGGCCTTTCAGTTTATATTTTTTCCCGGCCCCGCTGAGTTCTTTAAGTTTTTTATCAACTTGCCCGGCGTTTGCAATATAAGGCATGGCGTCTTTGTAAAAAATAAACTTTGATCTTTCGACTTCAAGTTTCGGCGCCCGGTCATGGCCACTCAACTGAAGGATCCAGTTTTGATTGATCTGCGCCGGTTCTCCATCGACATAGCTCGTTAATAAAATATTTTTTACGGCAACGACCCCCTCTATATCCATGATAAAATTGATAATATCCGATACGCGCAGTTCACGGCGAAGACCGGCCTTTTCCAGTTCACTGCCGTCAATAAAACCGTGTTCGAGGAGAGGTCCCTCAAAAATTTCATCAATAGTCTTTCCTTTGTTCAACAATTCTTCAATGGTGTAAAAATTGATCTGAGGTGAAAAATATTGCGACACCCCGTGGTATATTTCCGCCAGAACAGCCTCGATATCGGCGTCACGGGCAACTTCGATATCGGCGCACAGGGCAATCTCCTCATATTCCACCGGCCTTACAGGCGGTAAAAAATCTTCACAAAGATTCCTGCTTTTATGAATCTGCTTTTCTACGGCATGGACAATCCCCTTCCGTTCATGCTCAGTCACCTCTTCTTCAAATTCAAGGAGAACCGTATAAAGCCCTTTCAGTATCACCTCCTTATCACCTTCCGCCTCTTCGAAGGTAAGTATGCTCTCTTCGTAATTGATCCAGACCGGCATGGGGGAAGCTTCCGCTATTTCGATCCAGGCATTTTTAACGCCCCTCACATCAACAAGGACCTTTCTCAGATCGGTAACGGTGACGGGGCTGCAAGGCAATATTTGGGCAGCCGTAAAAAATGAATCCGCCGGCGCCATGGGATCGTCAGAGCGGGCCGTCAGAATATCCTTGATATCATAAGAAGTCCTGTAGCTCAGTTCCGTAATGGCGTAACAGAGCAGTTCGAGAATGGTGACGCCGGGGTCATGGCTGTTGTAATCGGTCCACAACTTTGCGGCGAGCTTTTCCAGGAGCTCTATGCCGGTTTTTCTAAGAAAAGCATGGTCTTCAGCGGGCAGAAGCTCTCTGAATTTTGCTATGGCGTAAGTTTCAGTCATTTAAACTCTCTATATCGATGTCATGCTCATTGGAGGAAACGAGAATTGTCCTTGAAGAGGTGGCCAGCGCTTCCTCCACACTGATCTTCGGCCCTTCTTCATTAACAAGGTGAAACAGTTCAAAATCCGTTAAATAATCAACATAGGAACGCTCTTCGATAAAATTGATAATATAGGAACCATGTATCTTGCCCCCGAAAGTAATATCAGCCCCTTCATCGTAAGCCCAGGGTGAAAGAAATTTCCTGATATCTTCATTGAGCACATTTTGATAATTGCCCTTGTCGACACCGGCGTGAAATTTGACCTTGAACCTGGCATAGACCTGTTCATAAGAAGGGTTGGTCACTTCGAGCGCTACAAATTGGGAAATATGCTTTTTCAGGTACTCCCTGATTTCATACAGTGTATTTGTGCTTGCTTTCGGTCTCAGCATGTCAACGGCATTCTGGTTTCTAAGATTTGCAATGGGAACGATGGTCACGGAGCCCGGAGCGATCTCCGAGCATGAAGCGGTATGGTTGAGGCACTTCACCTTGTACAGGGAGGGGAACTTTTCCAGCACCATCCGCTCGTAATCCCAGATATTCAGGGCCCTGTTTTTATGTCTCAACCGTTCGCTGACACGCCTGTAAAAGGCTTCTGCCTCTTCCTTGACCTTGCCGTTAAAAGAAGCATAGGGCTGTTCAAGGGATTTGATGCCGGCCGCCTTGTTTTTCAATTGTGAAATCGTCTTTTCCGGCAGGGGATTTTTCAGATGACCGGGATCGTTCTTTATATTGATAAAGCCCGCCGTAACGGCCTGGGTCTTGAGAGCAATGAACTGGCTCACAGCGGCTGAATCGGCGGCGGCACTTGCAGCGAGCCAGTAATAAGGGGAGGGAAGAACACCGTTTGTATTTGTTGCATCATGAGGGACATCGAATTCGATAATGCCTGTCGTCAACAGGCCGTTGGTCGTATCCGAAAGGAGCTTTGCCTTATCGAGCTTTTTCCACTCGTTATTGCAGAGATAACTCCAGTTGATTTCAGGCGCTTCGAAATCGGGGTCGCCGCTCCCCTCGGCAACCTTGAAGAGGACAGCCACATTTTGGGGAGGAACAAGGCCCGTCAGCCCTATGTAGAGGAACCCTTCCTGCTCCTTCTTATCTGCCGTAAACTGCGGCAGCAGAACATCAGTATCGACAATGAGCAGATCATTCTCATTATTTTTATCTTCTTTTGCGGCAGCAGCAGCCCCCACAGGCAACGTTTCCATGTCTCCAAAGGGAGAGATATGAAAAAACTGCTCCCTCCCGGCCTCAAAGGTCTGGCTCGATTCATAATCGATGACGAGAGACTTGATGACCGGCGTATAGGGTTCCCTGGGCACCGTCGCCGTCCCGCCGGCGGCAATGGTTGCAACGGCGGCAGAAAGCAGGCCGGGATAACTTTTATGTTTAAAGTCGGACCCGCAAAGTTCCATTTTCATGAAACCTCTTTTTGTATTATTTGTTAGTTCACTAAATTTTTCAGGCCTTTCACTTCTTTCCGTTAACAATCCGGGTTTATCAATACTTATCCCGGGGTCAGTGGTAATATTGTCGCTGAAAAGCCTGTCCTCAACCGTATTTTCCGACCATTTCTTTCCGCTCAGCACATTAATAACAGCTTTAAAACTGCTGTTGGCAGGCGCTGGAGTATAACCGGCATAATGGGAAGCAAATTCCTCAGCAGGCAGACCATGCCATTCCATGTTAAGCGTCAGCTTGTCAATTTTTTTATTAAACACCTCTTCATTGCCAATATAAAAAGACGAACCTATGGCAGGCAGGGGACTGAAGGGCTGGAAGGGTTTGTTTGGGTCCAGCTTTCCGTAGTCGCTCTGAAGAATCAGGTTTTTAACTTTATCGATATTGAGATCGATGGCAATACGGCTAAGCTTTAGTTTTTTCAGATATTCATAAGGGGTGTTGCCGGGGTTCAGGATTACCTTCAGAACGGGATGTGACGTGTTTAGCGTCCCTCCGAGAACTTTTTTATCATAGGCAATAATGGCCGGTTTTTCCTCACTCACGGTGAGTGTAAACTTCATTGCCTTATTTTCAAAATGGACCGCCGCATCATCGGGCTCAATCCATTCCTTTTCTCCACTGAAATAAAATTTAAAACTCTCTTTTGAAACCTTGCTGTTAAGAAGGGCAGGTAAATAGTCTTCCCAATCATTAAAGTTAAAGACAATGGTAATCACCCTTTTCCCTTCATTCAGGATCAGCTGGGGTGAAGCGAGAGCGAAACCGACAGTGGCCTTTTCCATCGTCTCTTCACCGGCGGCTTTTGAACTCTGGCTTTCACCAAAGGGCTTCCATTTGGGCTCTGCCGTATCAAAAGCCGTCCCGAGGCCGTCCTTTGAATCGGCATAAGGCGCAGAATAAATATTGGTTATAATCTTGTCTTCCCCTTCTCCTTTCCTCTCGATAAAAACCGTCTTAAGGCTCTCTACCTGCGCCTTATTGACAACGATCTCTTTTTCTGTGCCGTAAAAAAGCTCTGCGCCGCTATTATCTTTCCCCGCCTTTAAAAGCGTCCCTTTTTCAAGGGTATGAGAAGAAACATTTTTAGCCAGCTTGAAAATCAGGTGGACCTGGTCCGGGACTTCCGGTTTTTCTTCCAGTCGCAAAACCTCTTTATAATAAAAATCGAGGTGACGGCCCGTCATTTCATTGAGGTGGTCCCGGGCATATTGAAAGAGCTTGAGAAAGGCCAAAAAAAGCGCCATATGGGGCTGGTGTTGAGGGTACTTTTCCAGCGCCTCTTCCATGTAGGCCGGCGCTGAATCGACAATCTTTCCTATGGCGCCGTAGAAAGACTCAAAGAGGGTATTCAGGTAGTCCAGGCCGGAGAGAATTTTTTCCCCATCCGTGCCGCCCGTGTAGATGCTATTATCGGCGTCAATATCTGCGGCGGTTCCCGATGTCCGCCAGAGGCTGCTCAATTTATCATAAGCTGCCACCGGCGACGTCCACCCGCCCAGAACCTGGGCGCCTTTATCATAAGCGATAAGTTTATTCAGCCCATCGGAAAGGGAAGACTGTATGAGAATGCCAAGATCACCGTTCAGGCTCAGTTCTTTGATGGACTTCACATACCAGCCGTCGATTCGATAAGCAAGGTCGAAAATAAATTGGAAGAGCGCCTCATAATTTTCATTATCAGGCGCCGCTTCCACTTCAATCGCTAAGGCTTCATAGGTCTCTTTTAAAGCGGAAATATCCGTTTTGGCAATGTCGGCAATGAGAACGGCAATACAATTTTCAAAAAAGCAGGTCCATGATTCTATTGAACTTTCATCGACACTGAGACTGTAATGCCTTACCAGACCGGCATATTTGCCGGCAAAGAGAAGCAGATCTTCAAGGCTGCGTTCATCAACGAGAACATAAGAAGGATCGAGCATAGGGGAAAAGCGCTGCAACTGGCTCGTGCCGTCACGGCTGAGAGGGCTCTTCTTGTGACAGACTTCATTCATAGACTGATATTCGTTCCTTCCGTCTTATAGAAGGGATAAACAAAGTTATAGCGGGAATTTGTCGTTCTGATCGTATATTCGAGGGTAATTTCGATGAGTCCCTCATGAGGCTTGTCTTCCAGCGCGACCTTATCCAGCTTGATTCTCGGTTCATGGTATAAAATGGCCCTTTTAATAAGAACTTTTACATAGGTCTTGAGCGACGTGTCGAGAGGCTCGAAAAGGAGTTTCTTTAAATCGCACCCGTAGGTGGGCTGCATGATCCGCTCTCCAGGGCTCGTCGATAGCAGTATTTCCAGGCTGCTCCGGATATCTTCCTCATGAGAGATCATGGTCACCGATTTTTTGGACTTCTCGAATGTGGGAGGAAATCCCCAGCCCCTGCCTAAAAATGGAAAATTCTCTGACATTTCACTTACCCTATCAATACCGTCGCGCAGCCCATGGCAATCGAATTGGGCGGCCCCACTTCGACAACCATATCTCCCTGCCGCGCAGCGGGAAGACCGTTAATAAGCACGGTAGCGCTTCCCATGGCAATAACGCCCCCCACATGAGGCACAAGGGCCGTTAAAAGAGGGCATGCATGAAAATCCGAACCGGCCCTCCAGGCAGGCATTCCCCCGATAAGCACATCAGGGCTTCCCGGGCCGGGGCTAAGTGGTGTTCCATGACTGGTTGGATCGGCTACTCTCGCTGCAGGCTGTCCCATATTGCGATTACTCCTTCCCTATAGTGATGTAATATTCCGGATTTTAGCTGTCACTCAGTTAATCTGTACCAAAGACCCTTTCACAGTGGCCGTAGCGCTGCTGGTCATTTCAGCGCCTGACGAACCTTCCGCCTTAAACTGCGAACTGGCGGCAATGTTTGTGTTCGTCCCTTCTATGTTAACGTCGCCGCTTGCCGTAACGTTAATATCGGAGGCGCTTTCCAGGGTTATACCATCGGAATTCATCTCAATCTTGTTGCCGTTTTCATCTTCCAGCAGGATGGAACCGGCGTCATCACTCAAGACGATCTTGTTGCCGTTTGGCGTCTCTATGGTCAGGCTTATTTCATCGTCGTTGAAAATAACCTTCATTTCGCTGCGGCTCACAAAACCCTTTTCATGATTGTCGTCACTGGCAGTGATCGGCGCAGGCCTGGCGCTGCTGTTGAGCATGCCCAGAACCACGGGATCTCTGGGGTCGTCATTTAAAAATCCCAGGACGACTTCATCGTCAATTTCAGGCCGGAAAAAGGCCCCCCGCTTTTCACCTGCATCCAGGCCGGCAACACGGGCCCATATGCCATCATTTTCGGGATCGATAACGGGCATTTTAACGAGAACCCTGTCCTCGCCATCAGGGTCATCCTGGAGCTGGCTCACAACGCCGATCTGCAAACCCTGCACGGCAGGCAACAGGCCCGATGCGGGCCGGTCCATGATGCTTTCCGTCCGGGAAAACCATTTTGGAGAGAGTCCGAACTGGATATCGGTTTCCCAATTTTTCAATGTAATCTGCTGTCTCACTTCCGTTACAAAAGCCAGGCCGTTAAAGCGGTCTCCCACGCCGGCAAGGCTAAGCATATGCCCCGGTTTAATTTGCGCAAAACCCTGGCATTTGACTCTCCCTATAATTTTGGAGAGACGGCTCTTTAATATACCCGCATTGGCCCAGGCCTTTAATTCATGGTCCGCCACATGGCCCGTATGCCGGAACGGACAGGCGTCAAGGCCAATCACATCAGCCAGCGATGAAGCCGTCACATTACCCTGCTCTTCCAGTCCGGGGTCTTCGCTTTCCTCTTCTATCATTTCCTGACTTGCATAGTCCCAGGAACTGCTTTTGATTCCGCCAAGCTGGTTCCTGGCGTCCATCTCTGCTTCAAACTCCATCATTGTCGAACCATAGACCAGGGCCAGTGACGGCTCCTGCCCCGTATCGGGCGCTTTTACAAAAACCTTCCCGTCATCAACGATAACCGGTTTACCGTTCACTTCGGCCCTCGATACGATGAAATCCCAATCGGCCGAATAATATTTAACCATTTCCTTATGGGTCGCTTCCGTAGATTCCACCTCTTTATCCAGTCCGTATTCGGAAAGAATCTCTTCAATAATTTCACTGTCCTTTTTATCATGGTAATAGGCATTCTGCCGTCCCACGGTCATCTTGACTGCGCTGTCTCTGCATTCAACAACCAGCAAGGAGGGCTTGTTCGCGCGCGACTTAATGCCATGGCCCGTGATAATCCCCTTGAAGACGGTACTTTCGTCGGAATGGTAACCGGCGAGCAGTTCTATCTCTGCCCCCGGCACAAAATCACCGGAGTTGCTGATTTCAAAATCTTCCTTCGCCGCGTCGCCGTCGAGCAGCCTGATCTCGGCAAAGGGGATCCTGTTTATCGCTTTTGTCACTGCAACAGAGAGCACATGGTACTCACTGCTCACCTCACTTCCGTCACATATGATCCTGAAGCTTGGAAGGTCCGATGATGCCGGTGTGGGGACAACTCTTTCATCACTCATAATGTCATCAGTTATTTATTTGTTCCCTGCTGGTTAATAGGCGGAAATTGCAGCGTCATCCCAACCTCCAGTTCCCTGAAATTGGCCAGCTTATTCACCCGTGCCACATCCCGGTAATAAGAAAGATCACCGTAAATGCGGTAGGTCATCAAGGGCAGAGTGTCCCCCTCTTTAACGACACGATAATGGGTCAGGTCCGGTGAATTTTTGCCCTCTTCAGCCGTTCGGAGCGTATCATCAATATTTTCCGAAAAGACGGCTTTGACCTTGGCCCTTAAGGGAAAGCCATCGGGTTTAAACAGGTTATAGGTAACCTCGGCCGACTTAAGGACGCAGTCGGAAAGCAGATGCCCCCATCTGATTCTTAAATAGAGGGGCCTGTGGGTCTCGCTGTTTATCTTACCGCATGTTTCCAAAAACCACTCTATTTCATCAGCCACGTCGACTTCTTCCGAAGAAGCGCCTGTCCCGTCGAAAACGAACTCGAAGCTGTATTCCTGCGGTTTTATCTTGCCAAGTTTCTGAGTGCTTCCCGTCGTTCCCTGGCCCTGCTCGGCCTTATACTCCACTTCATATTTCTGGCTGTAGGTGGACGGATTAAACATAACGACAAATTCGTCCACCTGGGTATCATAGGTAATCTCCTTGTAGGCTTCGATCTTTAACTTTTTCAACTCACCTGTCATCTGCTCCCCTTGTTTTTCACACCTTTACTCCCCGCAGCCCGCTACCTTTCCGACTGTTTGCGAAGGATTTCCATTACCTGCTCGACACAATCGGCAATAATCTCTTCCCTGTCAGAGGCGCCCGACTCCGAAGAGTCAACGCTCTGCTGCTCTGATGCCGACTCTGTAACAGACGCCTTTATAACGAGTTCCCTGATTTCTACGGGCATCTTTAAGCGCTCCTCTTATAACTTTATGCGGGTAAAATAGTTGTACGCCAGTTCCAGTGTTTCAACGACAATCGCATTTTCCTGGGCCTTAAAATCGGAAACAGCCCACTTTACAGGCCAGGCTTTAATGAAACTCATTGTATCAGCAAGCGGTTCATGCTTTTCATTCAAAAGCGTTACGTTGACGGTGGACGTTTTAAATTCAAAGTTTTCAACAGCGTCCTTGCACCAGTCAATAAGCTTTGAATCGGTGAGGAGACCTCTTTTCAGGACCAGGTTCGAATATTTTGCCCGCCCCGGAAGGCGATGAGAGAACCTGTTCTCACCGCCTTCAACCACTTCCTCAACGGCAAGCTCGGCAGAAAACCCCGATACTTCCTGAAAACGGGTATCATTTTCACCGGCATCAAGGTCCATAAATTCCACCTTAAAGTGAAATCCTGCCGGTGGGTAATAGCCGGCCATTTAATTACCCGTTCTCTATGGTCAGGCCTTCATGGGCAACTTCAATCGATTCTATGGCAACTTCGTTGCCCGTCGATTTCAGACCCGGCCCCTCAACCTTCACAGGAAAGGCATTGACCGCCTTCCATGTCGCTACGGGCTCGTGGTTTTCATTGAGAAGGCTTATGGTAAGGTTTCGCCTTTCCGGTTTATTCATCTTTGTGGAACTGAGCCAGGTAAAAAAGTCGTTATCTTTTGCGACAAGCCCCCTCTTCATAGTAACGTTGCTATACTTCGGTATGCCCGGCATCTTTACCGCCGAATACTCTTTGCTTGCGCCGTCACGATACTCGATTACCTGATGTTCAATAGTCAGACCGGACACTTCCGAAAAACCGACTTCAGTCCCTTTGGAACCGCCCCAATCAACCTGGTAATGAAATACCGGTAATGGATATTCAGCCATGATATTCCTCCTTATTCAATTTAGTTACTTTTACTTAGCCCCTGTCTAAAGAGATCACGATTCCTGCATCTTGTGAGAGAACTTGAGAATAATGAACTCTGCAGGTCTGACGACAGCCATGCCGATCTCCACATTCATGCGGCCTTCAAGAATATCCTGGGCCGTCATCGTCGCCCCCAGCCCTACCTTGACAAAGAAGGCCTCGTCAGGCTTGGAACCGGCCAGGGCGCCTTCCCGCCATTTCTGGGTGAGGTAGTTTTCGATCATCGATTTTACCTTGATCCATGTATTGGCGTCATTCGGTTCGAAAACGGCCCAGTACGTCGATTTTTTGATCGACTCTTCCACCATATTAAAGAAGCGCCTCACCGGCACATATCGCCACTCATTGTCATTTCCGGCCAATGTGCGCGCACCCCAGACAAGGGTGCCCTTACCGGTAAAGGCGCGAATTGCGTTAATTGATTTTCCGGCGACGACATCCACATTAAGGTCTTCCTGCTCATTGCTGTCAATGGTTTCGGTCACGCCGACAACACCGCTCAGACTTACGTTGGCAGGCGCCTTCCAGACACCGCGATTACTGTCGACCATTGCATAGATACCGGCAATAGCTCCGCTTGGGGGAAGGGTCGTAAGGGAGTTGCTTAATTTTGTGATCATACTTTTATAAACGGTATGTGAATCGTAGAGGCTGCTCTCAAAAGTGCTTTCATAATTAGCGGCCGAACTGACAATTTGTGCAACGGCAGCATTAACCTGGTCAAATATCTGGCTAATGGAGGGCTCGGCGCTTTTCATCTTTGCCGTATTATCGGCGCCCGTAAATATGGACGTGTCGGCTGCCGGATTGTCGGCATGGGTCTTATCAAAGATATTGTCCCACTGGGAAGCTTCTACGGGGTGATAGGTTTCATAAAGATTATAAGACCCCGTAAGTTCAGAGTCGGCCCCTTTGTCATAACCGATAAGTGTTGACATTGAAGCCTTAAGGGAATTGGTAATCAGGTTTCCAATATCCGTTTTCAGATCTGCGC is a window encoding:
- a CDS encoding phage tail protein, which encodes MAEYPLPVFHYQVDWGGSKGTEVGFSEVSGLTIEHQVIEYRDGASKEYSAVKMPGIPKYSNVTMKRGLVAKDNDFFTWLSSTKMNKPERRNLTISLLNENHEPVATWKAVNAFPVKVEGPGLKSTGNEVAIESIEVAHEGLTIENG